The segment TCAGGTGGATTGTGGTAGTGACTATCTCTTGCTAGCGCGACAGAAGCACCCGACGCAATCGAAACAGCGATAATTTTAGGTTTCCCGAATATCACAAACTCAGGAAGCCAAGCGATCAACGCAACATAAGTGCGATCATCTAAGAAGTGATTCTGACTGTCTTTGAAACGCCCTGTTATCTCGGTCGCCAACGGAAACCATGCCTTTATTTCGAAGCCAGGTGTAGGGGACACCGCCCCGTCAAAAACAATATCTGGAAATCCCGGATCTTGACGTTTCCACTTTCCCCAACCCTGAAAATCGGGCTTATCATTCAGAAACTCACACGTATTGAACTCAATCATATTCCCCAGCAATGGAGAGAGCTTAGATATGACTTTTGACAAGTCTACCGCAGCATCGGGAGATATAGGCTTACTCAACTCTAAAACATTAAAAATATGCCCCGACATTCCAAAGAGATGCTGGCTCGCCATATCAATTACTTGCTTAGTGTTCACTTATAGCTCCGACGACGGATTTGAATAGTACCGCTGCCTCTACCTCAAGGGCATCGCAAATTGAAATAAACTCAATCACGTCTAAGCGTCTCTCACCATTCTCGTACTTTGAGATGAACGACTGAGGTCTGCCTAAACGTTTCGCAAGATCAACCTGCGTCATTCCTTGACGCTCGCGCACTTCGACCAGTAGTCGGCGAAATATTTCATAAGCGGGCGTGTGTAGAGATCTGACCATTCTTTATTGTGTAACCCGTTTCCGAATATCCCATTTCGGGTTATTCCTCCCTTCACATCACACCCCGAGCCTCCTCAGAGGCTGACGTTGGAGCGATAGCGACTCACAACGCTCGAGCCATACCTCAGGTACAAATTCAGTACAGAGCCGCACTTTGGTAAATTTCGTAGAATTACGCTTAAACCCAAGCGCTACGCTAGTTTCAAGCATGTTAAACTACGCCTAGCTTCTCTCCGCTACCTCAGTAAACAAGTTGGCTCAGCAACTCATAATCCTTTGGTCCACGGTTCGAGTCCGTGTGGGCCCACCATACTCAAAGCCGCGCTTAGCGCGGCTTTCGGCTTTTTGGGTCGGCAGCGCGAGCAGCAAGCCTATCGTGGCTCAGGCCAGCAACCGGTCAATCAACGCCTG is part of the Pseudomonas parafulva genome and harbors:
- a CDS encoding helix-turn-helix domain-containing protein, translating into MVRSLHTPAYEIFRRLLVEVRERQGMTQVDLAKRLGRPQSFISKYENGERRLDVIEFISICDALEVEAAVLFKSVVGAISEH